In a genomic window of Tripterygium wilfordii isolate XIE 37 chromosome 8, ASM1340144v1, whole genome shotgun sequence:
- the LOC120004495 gene encoding transcription factor bHLH137-like, whose product MAAFSQQHNNNYPLFLDSVSLQNNNSINIMSGFMEERNMNTNCFTQFCPPELVLETIVNPGSKQGSCLDDHSSSKISHSDNETSVTKKQSTESSTVVDKIESGEQVTQKMTQMDKKRKNRNGSKSTNSSQSKDDETEGKIKKPKRCNGGIKGKKEEKPKAEKKNKKKVPEEPPTGYIHVRARRGQATDSHSLAERVRREKISERMKILRRLVPACDKVTGKALMLDEIINYVQSLQSQVEFLSMKLASVNPLFYDFGLDFDAYMVRPSEGLSGMTPPQPSVATAAFVDPTTIPTTPTTATTHSFASYDNCSLPLLDTSASLLLQHGNRTNAFSQENVGLLWEVEEQRQKFLNPNGFTNNLCSFQ is encoded by the exons ATGGCAGCCTTTTCCCAGCAACACAACAACAACTACCCATTATTTCTTGATTCAGTTTCATTACAAAACAATAACTCTATTAATATCATGTCTGGCTTTATGGAGGAAAGGAACATGAATACCAACTGCTTCACTCAATTTTGTCCACCTGAACTTGTTTTGGAGACCATTGTCAATCCTGGATCCAAGCAAGGTAGCTGCCTTGATGATCACAGTAGTTCAAAGATCTCTCACAGTGACAATGAGACTTCTGTGACAAAAAAACAGAGCACAGAGTCCTCAACAGTGGTGGATAAGATTGAGAGTGGTGAGCAGGTCACCCAAAAGATGACCCAGATGGACAAGAAGAGGAAGAATCgaaatgggtcaaaatccaCAAACTCTTCTCAATCAaag GATGATGAAACAGAAGGGAAGATCAAGAAACCAAAGAGGTGCAATGGTGGCATAAaaggtaaaaaagaagaaaagccaaaagcagagaagaaaaataagaagaaggtCCCTGAAGAACCTCCAACAGGCTACATTCATGTAAGAGCAAGGAGGGGCCAAGCAACAGATAGCCACAGCCTTGCAGAAAGG GTGAGGAGGGAGAAAATAAGTGAGAGAATGAAGATTTTGCGAAGGCTTGTCCCTGCTTGTGACAAG GTGACTGGGAAGGCCCTCATGTTGgatgaaattattaattatgttcAATCCCTTCAAAGCCAAGTAGAG TTCCTTTCAATGAAGCTTGCTTCTGTGAATCCTCTGTTCTATGACTTTGGATTGGACTTTGATGCATACATGGTCAGACCTTCAGag GGATTGAGTGGCATGACACCACCACAGCCATCTGTGGCCACAGCAGCTTTTGTTGATCCAACCACCATCCCCACCACCCCCACCACAGCCACCACTCATTCATTTGCTTCATATGATAACtgttctcttcctcttcttgatACCTCAGCTTCTCTTTTACTCCAGCATGGGAACAGAACAAATGCCTTCTctcag GAAAATGTTGGTCTATTGTGGGAAGTAGAGGAGCAGAGACAAAAGTTTCTAAACCCAAATGGGTTCACCAATAACTTGTGTTCTTTCCAATAA
- the LOC120004075 gene encoding acyl carrier protein 4, chloroplastic-like: MASIAATCLRLQPPTTVQFNESGQVTGRISPLRLVSVRPASKTVRLQVSCAAKPETVQKVCEIVRKQLALPPESELTPESKFSALGADSLDTVEIVMGLEEEFDISVEEENSQNITTVQEAADLIDKLVQKKAGA, from the exons ATGGCGTCAATTGCAGCTACTTGTCTTCGGCTCCAGCCTCCAACGACGGTGCAGTTCAACGAGAGTGGTCAG GTAACTGGTAGAATTTCACCATTGCGGTTGGTATCTGTACGTCCCGCTTCAAAGACTGTCCGATTGCAGGTCTCTTGCGCG GCAAAGCCAGAGACAGTGCAGAAAGTATGTGAAATTGTGAGGAAGCAACTAGCTTTGCCACCAGAGTCTGAGCTCACTCCTGAGTCCAAGTTCTCAGCACTCGGTGCTGATTCACTCGACACAGTAGAGATAGTCATGGGCTTGGAGGAAGAGTTTGACATTAGTGTGGAAGAGGAGAACTCTCAGAACATTACGACAGTCCAAGAAGCCGCGGACTTGATTGATAAGCTCGTTCAAAAGAAAGCCGGGGCATAG
- the LOC120004073 gene encoding uncharacterized protein LOC120004073, which yields MAISGLTFACRPHVTLRPSLVHCIRKVRLSSVAVVEAQDAADRDVNGKIHNSATSQGTGEWNSDMPGRKKLNSKDLGIKTSRIPKPTRKVLNVLKEKGYEVYLVGGCVRDLILNRIPKDFDILTSAELEKVVGMFAFCSIVGRRFPICHVKIGGTIVEVSSFSTSRKKFTGDVNHELVRHFGCDDKDFDRWRNCLQRDFTINGLMFDPYSKKVYDYTRGIEDIRKAKVRTMIPASTSFQEDCARILRAIRIAARLGFSLSRETAHFVKSLSRSVLRLDKARLMMEVNYMLAFGSAEASLRLLWRFGLLELLLPNQAEYFVRQGFGRRDTRSNMLLAVFSNLDKLLAPNRPCHSSLWVGILAFHEALSDHPRDPLVVAAFSLAVHNGGDMSEAINITKRITRPHDISFPELSEPKDLDSPELTNEVMHLADSVRDVLSKMTYKCYTLQAQNSDLAFMSLPLYSRTCRIFDCIQDGVGKGFVSKRGSKINYDLLAWGSLEEVRHVFARTIFDTVFPLRLTQTGTT from the exons ATGGCGATTTCAGGACTAACTTTCGCTTGCAGACCTCATGTCACTCTAAGGCCCTCACTCGTTCACTGCATACGCAAA GTTCGGCTCAGTTCCGTTGCCGTGGTCGAAGCTCAAGATGCGGCTGACAGAGATGTTAATGGCAAAATTCACAATTCTGCGACTTCTCAGGGAACAG GCGAATGGAACAGTGATATGCCTGGGAGGAAGAAATTGAATTCTAAGGACCTTGGaattaagacttcaagaatTCCGAAGCCTACAAGGAAAGTTCTCAATGTTCTCAAAGAAAAAG GTTATGAAGTTTACCTTGTAGGAGGTTGTGTACGGGATCTAATCTTAAATAGAATACCAAAGGACTTTGACATACTTACTTCTGCTGAACTTGAAAAG GTGGTTGGGATGTTTGCTTTCTGTAGCATAGTCGGCAGACGATTCCCTATATGTCATGTTAAGATTGGTGGTACCATTGTGGAG GTTTCAAGTTTTAGTACCTCCAGGAAAAAGTTTACTGGGGATGTAAATCATGAGCTGGTGAGACATTTTGGCTGTGATGACAAGGATTTTGACCGATGGAGGAATTGTTTGCAGCGAGACTTTACTATTAACGG GTTGATGTTTGATCCATATTCAAAAAAGGTGTATGATTACACAAGAGGCATTGAAGATATAAGAAAAGCTAAA GTACGAACTATGATTCCTGCAAGTACTTCTTTTCAAGAGGATTGTG cTCGCATTCTACGTGCAATAAGGATTGCTGCCCGTTTGGGATTTAGTTTATCAAGGGAAACAGCTCATTTTGTTAAAAGTCTCTCTCGCTCAGTATTGAGACTGGATAAg GCAAGGCTCATGATGGAAGTGAATTACATGCTAGCTTTTGGTTCTGCTGAAGCATCTCTGAGATTATTGTGGAGATTCGGGCTTCTTGAATTGCTTCTACCAAATCAG GCAGAATATTTTGTGCGCCAAGGCTTTGGGAGACGTGATACGAGATCTAACATGCTTTTG GCTGTGTTTTCTAATTTGGATAAGCTCCTGGCACCTAACAGGCCATGCCACAGTAGTCTATG GGTCGGTATTTTGGCTTTCCATGAGGCACTGTCTGATCATCCTAGGGATCCTTTAGTGGTGGCTGCATTTAGCCTTGCTGTCCACAATGGTGGGGATATGTCAGAAGCAATAAACATAACAAAAAGAATCACCAGGCCACATGATATCAGTTTTCCTGAATTATCAGAACCCAAGGATCTCGATTCGCCAGAACTTACAAACGAGGTTATGCATCTTGCAGATTCTGTTAGGGATGTGCTGTCTAAGATGACATATAAATGTTATACCCTTCAAGCACAAAATTCAGATCTG GCATTTATGTCCCTGCCGTTGTATTCAAGGACTTGTAGAATTTTTGACTGTATCCAAGATGGTGTGGGAAAGGGATTTGTATCAAAGCGAGGTAGCAAGATCAACTATGACTTGTTAGCTTGGGGAAGCCTTGAGGAGGTCCGGCATGTTTTTGCAAGAACCATCTTTGACACGGTGTTCCCTCTAAGACTAACACAAACTGGGACAACGTAA
- the LOC120004074 gene encoding mitochondrial phosphate carrier protein 3, mitochondrial-like encodes MAFPDNARQSLIPSFLYSSTSGSKRISGLESFANSTHGSHQSPSRAGSVGAASNFVIPAPNEKIEMYSPSFYAACTAGGILSCGLTHMAVTPLDLVKCNMQIDPAKYKSITSGFGVLLKEQGVKGFFRGWVPTLLGYSAQGACKFGFYEFFKKYYSDIAGPENAAKYKTLIYLAGSASAELIADVALCPMEAVKVRVQTQPGFARGLSDGLPKFIKSEGALGLYKGIVPLWGRQIPYTMMKFASFETIVEMIYKHAIPTPKDQCTKSLQLGVSFAGGYVAGVLCAIVSHPADNLVSFLNNAKGATVGDAVKKLGLWGLFTRGLPLRIVMIGTLTGAQWGIYDAFKVFVGLPTTGGVTPAPAVAKA; translated from the exons ATGGCTTTTCCCGATAACGCTCGCCAATCGCTCATCCCGAGCTTCCTCTATTCGTCCACGTCGGGATCGAAGAGAATCTCCGGTTTGGAATCCTTTGCGAACTCGACTCATGGATCACATCAATCGCCGTCGAGGGCCGGTAGCGTTGGTGCCGCCAGTAACTTTGTTATTCCCGCACCAAATGAGAAAATCGAGATGTACTCTCCTAGTTTTTATGCCGCGTGTACTGCCGGAGGGATCTTGAGCTGTGGCCTCACTCACATGGCCGTCACTCCTCTCGATCTCGTCAAGTGTAATATGCAG ATTGACCCAGCAAAGTACAAGAGCATCACTTCAGGATTTGGAGTTCTGCTCAAGGAGCAGGGAGTTAAAGGTTTCTTTAGGGGTTGGGTGCCCACATTGCTTGGTTACAGTGCTCAGGGTGCCTGCAAATTTGGATTTTATGAGTTCTTCAAGAAGTACTACTCTGACATTGCTGGGCCTGAGAATGCTGCCAAGTACAAGACACTGATTTATCTTGCTGGTTCGGCATCTGCTGAACTGATTGCCGATGTTGCCCTTTGCCCAATGGAGGCAGTAAAGGTTCGTGTCCAAACTCAGCCTGGTTTTGCCCGCGGTTTGAGCGATGGCTTGCCAAAGTTTATCAAGTCTGAAGGTGCTCTAGG GTTGTATAAGGGGATTGTTCCTCTTTGGGGCCGTCAAATTCCAT ACACAATGATGAAGTTTGCATCTTTTGAGACTATTGTGGAGATGATTTACAAGCATGCTATCCCTACCCCAAAAGATCAGTGCACTAAGAGTCTGCAGCTTGGTGTGAGTTTTGCCGGTGGATATGTTGCTGGAGTTCTGTGTGCTATTGTCTCACACCCTGCTGATAATCTTGTGTCCTTCCTCAACAATGCCAAGGGGGCAACTGTTGGCGAT GCTGTGAAGAAGCTTGGATTGTGGGGTCTTTTTACGCGTGGCCTCCCTTTGCGTATTGTTATGATTGGAACCCTTACTGGAGCCCAATGGGGTATCTATGATGCCTTCAAAGTGTTTGTTGGGCT GCCAACCACCGGTGGTGTCACTCCGGCTCCTGCTGTTGCAAAGGCATAA